A stretch of the Diadema setosum chromosome 16, eeDiaSeto1, whole genome shotgun sequence genome encodes the following:
- the LOC140239544 gene encoding uncharacterized protein: MMVFNTDKCKVLTISRKRRKVQHVYHLNDAPLESVESVKYLGATITSDLKWTQHINNTVNKANNVLAFLRRNLRVKSSDVKATAYKTLVRPIVQYASTVWDPSSKNLIHKVEMFQRRAARFTLNRYHNTSSVTKMLQELDWTTLEQRRKNDRLIMMYKIHNNPTPLSALDYSIKQATQLTRVSKPHSYQVPYLRTESHRHLFFPRTVRN, translated from the coding sequence ATGATGGTTTTTAACACAGATAAgtgtaaggttttgacaatatctaggaaaagaagaaaggtgcaacacgtgtatcatctaaatgacgcccctcttgaatctgttgaatccgtTAAGTACCTGGGTGCaaccatcacttctgatttgaagtggacccaacacatcaacaatactgtcaataaagccaataacgtcCTTGCATTTCTAAGACGCAATCTTCGCgtaaaatcttctgatgttaaagccacagcttacaaaacgttggttcgaccaattgttcagtatgcttccacagtttgggacccatcttCCAAGAACCTAATCCACAAAGTGGAAATGTTCCAGAGAAGAGCAGCGAGATTtactttaaatcgctaccataacacctcaagtgtcaccaaaatgctgcaagaacttgattggaccactctggaacaacGCAGaaaaaatgacaggctaattatgatgtacaaaatacacaataaccctactcctctttcagcactgGACTATagtatcaaacaggctactcagttgaCGAGAGTCTCgaaaccacactcctatcaggtaccatacttgagaactgaatcgcatcgccatttgttctttccaagaactgtaaggaactag